From Gossypium raimondii isolate GPD5lz chromosome 11, ASM2569854v1, whole genome shotgun sequence:
ATAAACATGAAATTGCTTTgagttcttttaattttgttaatttgtggttttatagttttattcGGTTGCTATTTCATGGTTGACTGCTTTTACTATTATCTTCCTCTAAGCTCCCGCTCTCTTTCTCAATAAGGAAAACAAGTTTATGGAatcctttatttttgttttcattgtttGTTAAAGTAATTAATATGATGCCTATGAACTCTAGGAAGCATTAAATCTTGAGAATGGATGATAATGgtgaaaaagaggaaaatatcCCACGTGGGAATGAATGGGAAGTTGTGTCCTTAACTGCATCTGCATATGCTGCCGCTCCTGGTCCAAAAGAAGTTGAAACAAAGGATGATAACAAGGGTGATTCATATGAAGTAGGGGAAGCAGAAACTTCTCATGCTTTATTCATGTCTGGTCACTTTGTCTTCCCCCCTAGCGAGCATGAGAATTTGCCATTGGAACCCGAGAATAGTAGTGAACGTGTAGGCAAGGACGTGGTCCATGAATTAGGTGTTGTAGAAGAAGGTGGTAGATCTAGgacaaaggaagaagaagaagattggTCTTTGAGAGGGTTGAATGTGCATGAAGAATTTTCAGGTATgcaattttttgataaaaaacaTGGTACAGAGTTTGATGAAGGAACAACACTGCAAGGACTGGATTTGATTGACAAGGGCCAGAGTTTGTATAGTGCTGCGACATTTGGTTCTTTCCATAGTGAGGAAGCACTTGGTGGAACAACCACCTTTGGTGAGGATGCCACTGTTTCTGAACTTATTGAAGCTTCTGAGCAAGGCTTAGGTTTTCCTTCAGATATCCCTCAGTCCCCAAAGCCTCAAGATGATAAATGTGATGCCTCTGATCTCCCATGCGAAGCTTGGTGGAAGAGAAGAGCAGTTTCATTGTATGTTCATGCAAAAGAGACAAATACATTTTGGTCCGTTTTCATTGCTGCAGCTGTGATGGGCCTTGTGATTCTTGGGCAGCGTTGGCAACAAGAGAGGTGGCAGGCATTGCAACTTAAGTGGCAGCTCAGCATCAACAACGAGGTATATTTATTGATTGCTAATTGATGTATATTTTTACTTTCCTTTGTATTTGTGTCAAATAAATACCCGAACTTGGGTACGAGGATATGACCTTCTAAAGACCCATGAAATACATGGACaaacttagaaaatattaaatataccTGTTTCGGGTACATACCTGCATCCAACACTCGCACTTGAGCCTGAATAACATAGCTGTCAAGTATTTACTTTCGTGAAGAGCCTCCAAATAGATGGTTGTGTACAGAGGCAAAGCTAAGGGGGCTGGCATGGGTCTTGGCTCCCccgaaaaatgaaaatttttattttagtccctctaaaaataataaaattgcaaattagtttgtggtaaaattgcactttggccccccttaaatttgaaaaaaaattctatttagtCCCttcaaaattaatgaaattataaattaatacatgtaaaattacatttgaatcttaaaaattttataattcaattctgaccctcctaaaaaaatttctagcaAAACCCTTGGTTGTGTAACCTTTTGTAGAAGGAAAGCCTATTGCTTGGGTAGACGAGATAgtgagaaacaaaagaaaagttacgAAAGAAAATAAGATCCTACTATTTTTTCTGTTCTTTGCTGTATGTTAATATTAATTGGTTTAGAAAAGATATGCTTGCCAACTGTTTATTCTACAATATCGAAGTTTATGAGGCTTGTTAActgtttatttctaaaattgaattcttGGAAGTTGGAATAGCTGTTTGTTGTAGGCGGCTGTCTTAGAGCTAAACTGTTATAGTATTGTGCATATTGAGTGTGcttcttaattttctttcccTTTGCTTCGTccctcttctctttctctcgTCTGTGATTGACTTGACTGTGCCTTTGGGATATTTTTGACCTTGCTTTTTCATCTTTTGGGTTTTTGACAGAAGACTGGTAGGGTGCTCGATTCCATATATCGTCTTAAAGAAGTCATCGTTGGTGGCCACCGTCGAGGTTCTTTTGTGAGGGGCACCTTCCCTGGTGACAGCTAAAAGttgtgatgatgatgatgaaaaagCATAGTAAGAGAGAAATGAGATGGAGATTGATTTGGGTGTTAATGTGTTGGTTTGCTGTTTGATTAACTTATTTGTCTTAATCTCTCATGATAAGCTACATAGCTGCTGCATGTTGAAAGAGTATgcaatttatgtttatattgttaccaTTGTCTGCGATTAAAAAAGCTATGTTAGGTCTTGCTTCTCACGTTTAGTTACCACTGGAATTATTATCTGCTAATCTCATATTGGGAAGTTGGCAATACGCTCCCACTTGAGGACTCCCCTTTGGTCATTTCCTCTATGATTTGATGTATCATTTTACCTGCCATGAAAGCTAGAAAatattagacaaaaaaaaaaaaaaagctagtAAAAAAGCTACACTTTTATAGATTTTCATATTCTTGATGTGTTTCTAATAAATAAGCAAAAGAAGATAATATTCAGTTTTTCATCCATGATTAGTATTTTGGTACTATTTATAGTGCCAATAATTTCATACCTTCATTAATAATGTTGTTCAGTTGTATTTCCCATTTAATTATATTGTCAGATTCAAAACCTGAATTCTTTTCTCTTAAATCAAGGTATGCTTCAATTCAGACACTAATTTCTTTTAAGATTACTCTTtctaataataatgtttttaatgattgaaCGTTTACTATTGCACTCAATAGTCAATACATGTCCTGTACAAAGAGAAGTTTCCTGTACTTGGGTGTTTGTTGGCAGAAAGACGGGGAGGATGGAAAAGAGGAAGTTTGATTTTGGTCGAATTAGGTTAGGTCCGCTCAATGCACGCCCCATAATAAATTAACTAGGTTTAATCGGTGTAATAACttaatttaggtaaaaaaatatttcttaaaattttatataaatatcaaatgaaattttagttgaaataataaattttttaaaattcatgatgTAAATATcattatgcaatttttttattaattttatataaaaatgtgaaaaaaaagggtacacttataataatataatttgactTATAAAAGcatgattttattaatcatttcacaattaagtTGGTACGTGGTTGACTTGTAACGccaatttaataaaagattttaaaaatagtatatgAAAGTATAGATATGGATTCTAGTTTGTATTGTTcggatttgaataaaaaattctaattcgGATTTCTCTAAACTGTAGGATGATATTGGTTCGGTTTggtcaattttttataatttttgaaccATTCATCGTAATTCGATTTAGGTTGGTTCGgttttagtttttctatattaaattcttattttgatttttaagacttattttgataaaatgagttgtgttttatggtttttaatattatttaatgaaaattaagatttttcataaatatttataaaaatataaaatttcaagaacttttaaattattgtatctattttaaatataaaatagttatttttatagcataaaattaaattgcttatatattaaataaaaaagaatccaATTGTATCGGGGCAATTGTGTTTTTGAACatgcatttcataaatcatccaAATACCTCGATTTAAGCTGATTTTTTTGCAAAGCCATGACTAAACTAGTACaagatattatttattaatgaaatatgacaTTATCTAAAATTGTTAGACTATATGATAAATctatgttattatttaagtgTCTTATTAAGTTGATGTCATCCTCAACCGGATCACCAACTCAATTAGGAAATTAAGAAAATGTCcttcgtaattaaaataagtgatattatttgagggtattttagtcttttcacttaaaaaataaaaatatgcatatagtAGGATTTGAACCCACGCTAATTgcattaataaaacatttaattcataattcaactaaagcttttcattgatatttttattacattttaattttgttatgtacacttcattactttcatcggttgtatatattacattaataatatgtttgattgagttgatgCCATAAGTTAACTCGGTACTGACTCAAGATTGACTACAATaccataataaaaaattaatctaatttttcattttaataacgtacatgtttaatatgttattattaattagtttcaaactatacgttttattatttatttatgtgatttttaaataaatatttatattctaaattaaTGGTTTTCACAAATATGCTCGTGTGATAGTATTTctagtattaattaatttattaacttttaagaaataatatgaatatttaaattgGGTTTGgggtaaaatttcaaaatacttgTAGCAAGATGCCAAGATCCAGTTCTGTCTTTTGCGCAGGTGTAATTTGAG
This genomic window contains:
- the LOC105802712 gene encoding ATG8-interacting protein 1 isoform X1; translated protein: MDDNGEKEENIPRGNEWEVVSLTASAYAAAPGPKEVETKDDNKGDSYEVGEAETSHALFMSGHFVFPPSEHENLPLEPENSSERVGKDVVHELGVVEEGGRSRTKEEEEDWSLRGLNVHEEFSGMQFFDKKHGTEFDEGTTLQGLDLIDKGQSLYSAATFGSFHSEEALGGTTTFGEDATVSELIEASEQGLGFPSDIPQSPKPQDDKCDASDLPCEAWWKRRAVSLYVHAKETNTFWSVFIAAAVMGLVILGQRWQQERWQALQLKWQLSINNEKTGRVLDSIYRLKEVIVGGHRRGSFVRGTFPGDS
- the LOC105802712 gene encoding ATG8-interacting protein 1 isoform X2, whose amino-acid sequence is MDDNGEKEENIPRGNEWEVVSLTASAYAAAPGPKEVETKDDNKGDSYEVGEAETSHALFMSGHFVFPPSEHENLPLEPENSSERVGKDVVHELGVVEEGGRSRTKEEEEDWSLRGLNVHEEFSGMQFFDKKHGTEFDEGTTLQGLDLIDKGQSLYSAATFGSFHSEEALGGTTTFGEDATVSELIEASEQGLGFPSDIPQSPKPQDDKCDASDLPCEAWWKRRAVSLYVHAKETNTFWSVFIAAAVMGLVILGQRWQQERWQALQLKWQLSINNETGRVLDSIYRLKEVIVGGHRRGSFVRGTFPGDS